Within Pseudomonas alloputida, the genomic segment CCAGGCCGATCATGCTGTGCATGAAAGCGACCAGTTCGGGCATTTTGGTCATTTCGACGCGCTTGGCCATGATCGAACCGGCGGTGCCGCCGACCAGCAGGCCGACGATGACATAGCCGATACCGGCTGTGGCAAGTTCAGCCCCAAGCTTATAAATGAGGCCAACCGTAGTGAGGATGGCGAGCCCCATGCCGATCATGCCGAACAGATTGCCGCGCCGCGAGGTGGTCGGGTGCGACAGGCCCTTGAGCGCCTGGATGAAGCACACCGAGGCGACGAGGTAGAGGAGCGTTACCAGATTCATGCTCATGCTTACTTCTTCGCCTCGTTCTTGGTTTTCTTCTTGAACATTTCAAGCATGCGGCGGGTGACCAGAAAGCCACCGAACACGTTGACTGCGGCAAGGGCCACGGCCAGGGTGCCCATCAGCTTTCCAGCTGGGGTCACGGTCAGGGCCGCGGCCAGCATGGCGCCGACGATGACGATTGCCGAGATGGCATTGGTGACCGCCATCAGTGGGGTGTGCAGCGCCGGGGTGACGTTCCACACCACGTGGTAGCCCACATAGATGGCCAGCACGAAAATGATCAGGTTGTAGATGCCGTGGGAAATCAGCATGTCTTCCATTGTCGTGCTCCTTAGCCGTTTTTGCGGACGACCTGACCATCACGGCACATCAGGCAGGCCGCGACGATGTCGTCTTCGAGGTTGATGATCAGCGCGCCATCCTTGTCGAACAGCAGCTTCATGAAGTCCAGCAGGTTGCGTGCGTACAGTGCCGAGGCATCGGCACTCACCTGGGCCGGCAGGTTGGTCGGGCCGACGATGATCACGCCGTTCTCCTGCACCACCTGGTCTGCGACGGTCAGCGGGCAGTTGCCGCCTTGGGCTGCAGCCAGGTCGATGACCACCGAGCCGGGCTTCATC encodes:
- a CDS encoding NAD(P) transhydrogenase subunit alpha translates to MEDMLISHGIYNLIIFVLAIYVGYHVVWNVTPALHTPLMAVTNAISAIVIVGAMLAAALTVTPAGKLMGTLAVALAAVNVFGGFLVTRRMLEMFKKKTKNEAKK